The following are encoded in a window of Paraburkholderia sp. HP33-1 genomic DNA:
- the pabB gene encoding aminodeoxychorismate synthase component I gives MTVDRRGAVFALLDDCDATAARPSSRLYTGFVRERVCTEAAQLDAVCDSVAEDTRNGLHAVVLADYEFGRALVGIDALRSTETQRGNATLRFLLFERCTKLARDEVDAWLMTRDNGALEPSVAGTANVRESVDRAQFDAAIDAIHAALCAGDSYQVNYTYRLGFDVFGSPLAFYRRLRARQPVPFGALIGLPDDAWVLSCSPELFVEKHGETLRARPMKGTAPRSDDPVTDRGNASFLANDPKNRAENVMIVDLLRNDLSRVARIGSVNVPALFSVEPYPSVWQMTSTVEATLPGGTSFATILRALFPCGSVTGAPKHRTMQLIDELESTPRGLYTGAIGWLDAPGDDHDCGDFCLSVAIRTLTLTPSAQAGGTDCLRGSMGIGAGIVLDSVAADEHEECRLKGRFLTGAEPGFELFETMYATREDGVRHLERHLRRLSSSAATLGFGCDEGRIREEIAAQCAALPARTAHRMRLALSKSGATQITAAVLAPLADATVGVLLGTDAQFAPTHAADPLLHHKTTRRADYDRGWREAEAKGAFDTLFFNERGELTEGGRSNVFVKLAGRWWTPPLASGVLPGVMRSVLLDEASSLQAAEKVLTQADVLNAEALLVCNALRGAVPARLVR, from the coding sequence ATGACGGTGGACAGGCGCGGCGCGGTGTTCGCGCTTCTCGACGATTGCGATGCAACGGCGGCGCGTCCATCGAGCCGCTTGTACACGGGTTTCGTGCGCGAGCGGGTCTGTACGGAGGCGGCGCAGCTCGACGCTGTATGCGACAGCGTCGCGGAGGATACCCGCAACGGTTTGCACGCCGTCGTGCTCGCCGACTACGAATTTGGCCGTGCGCTCGTCGGTATCGATGCGCTTCGGTCCACAGAAACGCAGCGTGGCAATGCCACGCTGCGTTTTTTATTGTTCGAACGCTGCACGAAGCTTGCGCGCGACGAGGTCGACGCGTGGCTGATGACGCGCGATAACGGCGCGCTGGAGCCGTCGGTCGCGGGCACGGCGAATGTGCGCGAAAGCGTCGATCGCGCGCAGTTCGACGCGGCGATCGACGCGATTCACGCCGCGCTGTGCGCGGGCGATTCCTATCAGGTCAACTACACTTACCGGCTCGGCTTCGACGTGTTCGGCTCGCCGCTCGCCTTCTATCGGCGATTGCGAGCGCGTCAGCCGGTGCCGTTCGGCGCGCTGATCGGGTTGCCGGACGATGCGTGGGTGTTGTCGTGTTCGCCCGAGCTGTTCGTCGAAAAGCACGGCGAGACGCTGCGCGCGCGGCCGATGAAGGGCACGGCGCCGCGCTCGGATGATCCCGTCACCGACCGAGGCAACGCCAGCTTTCTCGCCAATGACCCGAAGAACCGCGCCGAGAACGTGATGATCGTCGATCTGTTGCGTAACGATCTGTCGCGGGTCGCGCGGATTGGGTCGGTCAACGTGCCCGCGCTGTTTTCTGTCGAGCCGTATCCGTCGGTGTGGCAGATGACGTCGACTGTGGAAGCGACGTTGCCCGGCGGTACCTCGTTCGCGACGATTCTGCGCGCGCTGTTTCCATGCGGCTCGGTTACCGGCGCGCCGAAGCATCGCACGATGCAGTTGATCGATGAATTGGAGAGTACGCCGCGCGGGCTTTATACCGGTGCGATCGGGTGGCTCGATGCGCCGGGCGATGATCACGATTGCGGCGACTTCTGCCTGTCGGTGGCAATCCGCACGCTGACGCTGACTCCGTCGGCGCAAGCCGGCGGCACGGACTGTCTGCGCGGCAGCATGGGCATCGGCGCGGGCATCGTGCTCGACAGCGTGGCCGCCGACGAGCATGAGGAGTGTCGATTGAAAGGACGTTTTCTGACCGGCGCCGAGCCGGGCTTCGAGCTGTTCGAAACGATGTACGCGACGCGGGAAGACGGCGTGCGGCATCTCGAGCGTCATCTGCGGCGTTTGTCGTCGAGCGCCGCGACGCTCGGCTTCGGGTGCGACGAAGGGCGCATTCGTGAAGAGATCGCCGCGCAGTGCGCGGCGCTGCCGGCGCGCACCGCGCATCGCATGCGGCTAGCGTTGAGCAAGAGCGGCGCGACGCAGATCACAGCCGCGGTACTTGCGCCATTAGCGGATGCGACCGTGGGTGTTCTGCTCGGCACCGACGCGCAATTCGCGCCGACACACGCCGCTGATCCGCTGCTGCACCACAAGACTACGCGTCGCGCCGACTACGACCGCGGCTGGCGAGAAGCCGAAGCGAAGGGCGCCTTCGATACGTTGTTCTTCAACGAACGGGGCGAGCTGACCGAAGGCGGCCGCTCGAACGTATTCGTGAAGCTCGCGGGACGATGGTGGACGCCGCCGCTCGCATCAGGCGTGCTGCCTGGCGTGATGCGAAGCGTGTTGCTCGACGAGGCATCGAGCCTGCAGGCAGCTGAAAAAGTGCTGACGCAGGCGGATGTACTGAACGCCGAGGCGCTGCTCGTGTGCAACGCGTTGCGCGGCGCGGTACCGGCACGGCTCGTTCGTTAG
- the grpE gene encoding nucleotide exchange factor GrpE, whose amino-acid sequence MENTQENPTSQNPTPADEAARQAAEAAQAAAQQPDTGAAAELAQGAGEQALADAQAKIAELQESFLRAKAETENVRRRAQEDVAKAHKFAIENFAEHLLPVVDSLEAAVAHSSDDLQKVREGVELTLRQLSGALEKGRVVAINPVGEKFDPHRHQAISMVPADQEPNTVVAVLQKGFVIADRVLRPALVTVAAPK is encoded by the coding sequence ATGGAAAACACGCAAGAGAACCCGACGAGCCAGAATCCCACGCCCGCCGACGAAGCCGCGCGCCAGGCCGCCGAGGCCGCCCAGGCCGCTGCTCAACAGCCGGACACCGGCGCCGCCGCTGAACTGGCCCAGGGTGCTGGCGAGCAGGCACTGGCCGACGCTCAGGCGAAGATCGCCGAGTTGCAGGAAAGCTTCCTGCGCGCCAAGGCCGAAACCGAAAACGTGCGCCGTCGTGCTCAGGAAGACGTCGCCAAGGCGCACAAGTTTGCGATCGAGAACTTCGCCGAGCATCTGCTGCCCGTGGTCGACAGTCTCGAGGCGGCCGTGGCCCATTCATCCGACGACCTGCAGAAGGTCCGCGAAGGCGTCGAGCTCACGCTGCGTCAGCTGAGCGGCGCGCTCGAGAAGGGCCGCGTCGTTGCCATCAATCCGGTCGGCGAAAAGTTCGACCCGCATCGTCATCAGGCAATTTCGATGGTGCCGGCCGACCAGGAGCCGAACACCGTCGTCGCGGTGTTGCAAAAGGGTTTCGTGATCGCGGATCGCGTGCTGCGTCCCGCGCTCGTGACCGTCGCGGCGCCGAAATAA
- the panB gene encoding 3-methyl-2-oxobutanoate hydroxymethyltransferase: MTYLQETSRSAITVPKLQAMRDAGEKIAMLTCYDASFAALLDRAGVDTLLIGDSLGNVLQGQATTLPVSLADIAYHTASVARARPSALIVADLPFGTYGTREDAFRSSVELMRAGAQMVKLEGGEWLADTVRFLVERSIPVCAHVGLTPQSVHAFGGFKVQGKTEAGASQLLRDSLAVQEAGAQLIVMEAIPSQLAGEVTKQLRIPTIGIGAGLDCSGQVLVLHDMLGIFPGKRPRFVKDFMQGQPNIQAAVEAYVRAVKDGTFPGPEHTF, encoded by the coding sequence ATGACTTATTTGCAGGAAACGAGCCGGAGCGCGATTACCGTGCCGAAACTGCAGGCAATGCGCGACGCCGGCGAAAAGATCGCGATGCTCACCTGTTACGACGCGAGCTTCGCCGCGCTACTCGATCGCGCGGGGGTCGACACGCTGCTGATCGGCGACTCGCTCGGCAACGTGCTGCAAGGCCAGGCGACTACGCTGCCGGTGTCGCTTGCCGACATCGCGTATCACACGGCGAGCGTCGCGCGCGCCCGGCCGTCGGCACTGATCGTCGCGGACCTGCCGTTCGGCACGTACGGCACGCGCGAAGACGCGTTCAGGAGCTCGGTCGAACTGATGCGCGCGGGCGCGCAAATGGTCAAGCTCGAAGGCGGCGAATGGCTCGCGGACACGGTACGGTTTCTGGTCGAGCGCTCGATTCCGGTGTGCGCGCACGTCGGTCTTACGCCGCAGTCGGTGCATGCGTTCGGCGGCTTCAAGGTGCAGGGCAAGACCGAGGCGGGCGCGAGCCAGCTACTGCGCGATTCGCTCGCTGTGCAGGAGGCCGGAGCGCAACTGATCGTGATGGAAGCGATCCCGTCGCAACTCGCGGGCGAGGTCACGAAGCAGCTGCGCATTCCGACGATCGGCATCGGCGCGGGCCTCGACTGCTCGGGTCAGGTGCTCGTGCTGCATGACATGCTCGGGATTTTCCCAGGCAAGCGGCCGCGCTTCGTGAAAGATTTCATGCAGGGACAGCCGAACATTCAGGCGGCAGTCGAGGCTTATGTGCGAGCGGTAAAGGACGGCACGTTTCCGGGCCCCGAGCACACTTTCTGA
- a CDS encoding deoxynucleoside kinase produces MSSPPLTVTAPQLRPPFGYIAIEGPIGVGKTSLAQRLAQRWSMHELFERPQDNPFLERFYRDTARYALPVQLHFALQRVQQAQEVSAAQVGGTPLIADFITQRNDIFARLTLQEDEWQLYRSLAARLDVSAPAPDFVVYLQASPEVLFARIQKRAVPMELQISDAYLRALCDAYNEFFYHYDRAPVLTVNAEHLNPLDSDADLALLAERIGTMRGRKEFFVKGTSL; encoded by the coding sequence ATGAGTTCGCCGCCGCTCACGGTCACCGCGCCGCAACTGCGCCCGCCGTTCGGCTATATCGCGATCGAAGGGCCAATCGGCGTCGGCAAAACGTCACTCGCGCAGCGCCTTGCGCAACGCTGGTCGATGCACGAACTGTTCGAGCGGCCACAAGACAATCCTTTTCTCGAACGCTTCTATCGCGACACCGCGCGCTATGCACTGCCGGTGCAGCTGCACTTCGCGCTACAACGCGTGCAGCAGGCGCAGGAAGTGAGCGCCGCGCAGGTGGGCGGCACACCGCTGATCGCCGACTTCATCACGCAGCGAAACGACATCTTCGCGCGTCTGACCTTGCAGGAAGACGAGTGGCAGCTGTATCGCTCGCTCGCCGCGCGGCTCGACGTCAGTGCGCCGGCGCCGGACTTCGTCGTCTATCTGCAGGCGAGCCCCGAGGTGCTGTTCGCGCGCATCCAGAAGCGCGCGGTGCCGATGGAACTGCAGATTTCCGATGCGTATTTGCGCGCGCTCTGCGACGCATACAACGAATTCTTCTACCACTACGACCGCGCGCCCGTGCTGACGGTCAACGCCGAACACCTGAATCCGCTCGACTCCGACGCGGACCTTGCGCTGCTCGCCGAACGCATCGGGACGATGCGCGGCCGCAAGGAATTCTTTGTCAAAGGCACGTCGCTGTAA
- the dnaK gene encoding molecular chaperone DnaK — protein MGKIIGIDLGTTNSCVAIMEGNSVKVIENSEGARTTPSIIAYMEDNEILVGAPAKRQSVTNPKNTLYAVKRLIGRRFEEKEVQKDIGLMPYKIMKADNGDAWVQVRDEKLAPPQISAEVLRKMKKTAEDYLGETVTEAVITVPAYFNDSQRQATKDAGRIAGLEVKRIINEPTAAALAFGLDKAEKGDRKIAVYDLGGGTFDVSIIEIADVDGEMQFEVLSTNGDTFLGGEDFDQRIIDYIIGEFKKEQGVDLSKDVLALQRLKESAEKAKIELSSSQQTEINLPYITADASGPKHLNLKITRAKLEALVEDLIERTIEPCRVAIKDAGVKVGEVDDVILVGGMTRMPKVQEKVKEFFGKDPRRDVNPDEAVAVGAAIQGQVLSGDRKDVLLLDVTPLSLGIETLGGVMTKMINKNTTIPTKHAQVYSTADDNQSAVTIKVFQGEREMAAGNKLLGEFNLEGIPPAPRGVPQIEVSFDIDANGILHVGAKDKATGKENRITIKANSGLSEAEIEKMVKDAEANAEEDHKLRELADARNQGDALVHSTKKALTEYGDKLEAGEKDKIEAALKDLEDALKSSASDKAAIEAKIEAVATASQKMGEKMYADMQAAQGAEAAAGAAGGAGASAGASQQADDVVDAEFKEVKKD, from the coding sequence ATGGGCAAAATCATCGGCATCGACCTCGGCACGACCAACTCGTGCGTGGCGATCATGGAAGGTAACTCGGTCAAGGTGATCGAGAACTCGGAAGGCGCGCGCACCACGCCGTCGATCATCGCTTACATGGAAGACAACGAGATTCTCGTTGGCGCACCGGCCAAGCGTCAGTCGGTCACGAACCCGAAGAACACGCTGTACGCGGTCAAGCGCCTGATCGGCCGCCGCTTCGAAGAAAAAGAAGTGCAGAAGGACATCGGCCTGATGCCGTACAAGATCATGAAGGCCGACAACGGTGACGCATGGGTCCAGGTGCGCGACGAGAAGCTCGCGCCGCCGCAAATTTCCGCCGAAGTGCTGCGCAAGATGAAGAAGACCGCTGAGGACTACCTCGGCGAGACCGTCACGGAAGCCGTGATCACCGTGCCGGCGTACTTCAACGACAGCCAGCGTCAGGCGACCAAGGACGCCGGCCGCATCGCCGGTCTGGAAGTCAAGCGGATCATCAACGAACCGACCGCCGCGGCTCTCGCGTTTGGTCTGGACAAGGCTGAAAAGGGCGACCGCAAGATCGCGGTGTACGACCTGGGTGGCGGCACGTTCGACGTGTCGATCATCGAAATCGCCGACGTCGACGGTGAAATGCAGTTCGAAGTGCTGTCCACGAACGGCGATACGTTCCTCGGCGGCGAAGACTTCGACCAGCGCATCATCGACTACATCATCGGCGAGTTCAAGAAGGAGCAGGGCGTCGATCTGTCGAAGGACGTGCTCGCGCTGCAGCGCCTGAAGGAATCGGCTGAAAAGGCGAAGATCGAGCTGTCGTCGAGCCAGCAGACCGAAATCAACCTGCCGTACATCACGGCCGACGCATCGGGTCCGAAGCACCTGAACCTGAAGATCACGCGCGCCAAGCTGGAAGCGCTGGTCGAAGACCTGATCGAACGCACCATCGAGCCGTGCCGTGTCGCGATCAAGGACGCGGGCGTGAAGGTCGGTGAAGTCGACGACGTGATTCTGGTCGGCGGTATGACCCGTATGCCGAAGGTGCAGGAAAAGGTGAAGGAGTTCTTCGGCAAGGATCCGCGCCGTGACGTGAACCCGGACGAAGCCGTGGCCGTGGGTGCCGCGATCCAGGGCCAGGTTCTGTCGGGCGACCGCAAGGACGTGCTGCTGCTCGACGTGACCCCGCTGTCGCTCGGCATCGAGACGCTCGGCGGCGTGATGACGAAGATGATCAACAAGAACACCACGATCCCGACCAAGCACGCGCAGGTCTACTCGACGGCTGACGACAATCAGAGCGCCGTGACGATCAAGGTATTCCAGGGCGAACGCGAAATGGCAGCGGGCAACAAGCTGCTCGGCGAGTTCAACCTCGAAGGCATTCCGCCGGCACCGCGCGGCGTGCCGCAGATCGAAGTGAGCTTCGACATCGACGCAAACGGCATTCTGCACGTCGGCGCGAAGGACAAGGCGACCGGCAAGGAAAACCGCATCACGATCAAGGCGAACTCGGGTCTGTCCGAAGCCGAAATCGAGAAGATGGTGAAGGACGCCGAAGCGAACGCGGAAGAAGATCACAAGCTGCGTGAGCTGGCCGACGCCCGCAACCAGGGTGACGCCCTCGTGCACAGCACGAAGAAGGCGCTGACCGAGTACGGCGACAAGCTCGAAGCTGGCGAGAAGGACAAGATCGAAGCCGCGTTGAAGGACCTCGAAGACGCGCTCAAGAGCAGCGCGAGCGACAAGGCCGCGATCGAAGCGAAGATCGAAGCGGTGGCCACGGCCTCGCAGAAGATGGGCGAGAAGATGTACGCCGACATGCAGGCTGCGCAAGGTGCCGAAGCGGCAGCCGGCGCGGCGGGCGGTGCCGGTGCATCGGCGGGCGCGAGCCAGCAGGCCGACGACGTGGTCGACGCTGAGTTCAAGGAAGTGAAGAAAGACTAA
- the hemH gene encoding ferrochelatase produces the protein MRFDLERPSQNATSHRVAVLLINLGTPDAPTPRAVRRYLAQFLSDPRVVEIPALLWQLILRLLILPFRGRSSAKKYAAVWMPEGSPLRVHTEKQLEGLRHLLQLNDYTVLVDYAMRYGTPGIPAMLNQLKLAGAERVLLMPMYPQYSASTTATAFDEAFSALKRMRNQPEIRTVRQYADHPAYIAALAAQVHHYWHQHGRPDFAAGDKLVLSFHGVPKRTLDLGDPYHEQCQQTAALLMQALGLTPMECRITFQSRFGKAEWLQPYTAPTLKELGAAGVRRADVFCPGFTADCLETIEEIGMEVRNEFLQAGGKEFHRIACLNASQPWVAALGEIVAQHLQGWPVQAVPVPHTTGA, from the coding sequence ATGCGCTTCGACCTCGAGCGGCCTTCACAGAACGCCACGTCGCATCGCGTCGCCGTGTTGCTGATCAATCTCGGCACGCCCGACGCGCCGACGCCGCGCGCGGTGCGTCGCTATCTCGCCCAGTTCCTGTCCGACCCGCGCGTGGTCGAAATTCCGGCGTTGCTGTGGCAGCTCATTCTGCGTCTGCTGATTCTGCCGTTTCGTGGCCGCAGCTCCGCGAAGAAGTACGCGGCGGTGTGGATGCCCGAGGGCTCGCCGTTGCGCGTGCATACCGAAAAGCAGCTGGAGGGCTTGCGTCATCTGCTGCAACTGAACGACTACACGGTGCTGGTCGACTATGCGATGCGCTACGGCACGCCCGGCATTCCGGCCATGCTCAACCAATTGAAGCTCGCCGGCGCCGAGCGCGTGTTGCTGATGCCGATGTATCCGCAGTATTCGGCGTCGACTACCGCGACCGCGTTCGACGAAGCCTTTAGCGCACTCAAACGCATGCGCAACCAGCCGGAAATTCGCACGGTGCGCCAGTACGCCGATCACCCGGCGTATATCGCAGCGCTTGCCGCGCAGGTGCATCACTACTGGCATCAGCACGGCCGCCCCGACTTCGCCGCGGGCGACAAACTCGTGCTGAGTTTTCACGGAGTACCGAAGCGCACGCTCGATCTCGGCGACCCGTACCACGAGCAATGCCAGCAGACCGCCGCGCTTCTGATGCAGGCGCTCGGGTTGACGCCGATGGAATGCCGCATTACGTTCCAGTCGCGCTTCGGCAAGGCCGAATGGCTGCAGCCCTACACGGCACCGACGTTGAAGGAACTCGGCGCGGCAGGCGTGCGACGTGCTGACGTGTTCTGCCCGGGCTTCACCGCCGACTGCCTCGAGACGATCGAGGAAATCGGCATGGAAGTGCGCAACGAATTTCTGCAGGCGGGTGGCAAGGAGTTTCACCGGATCGCCTGTCTGAACGCGTCGCAGCCGTGGGTTGCCGCGCTCGGCGAAATCGTTGCGCAGCATCTGCAGGGATGGCCGGTGCAGGCGGTACCTGTGCCGCACACCACAGGAGCTTGA
- a CDS encoding RNA-binding S4 domain-containing protein, protein MNYRISTEPGARLRIDKWLWAARFFKTRSLAADAVEKGRVRIAGVAVKPAKDVRVGDLVEIEIERFVWQVEVLGVCDVRGPASVAQTLYVETAESRAKRQVEQERRRVYHEPAAALHGRPTKRDRRTIDRFSGGD, encoded by the coding sequence ATGAACTATCGCATTTCAACCGAACCGGGCGCGAGGCTGCGCATAGACAAATGGCTGTGGGCAGCGCGCTTTTTCAAGACTCGTTCGCTGGCGGCGGACGCGGTCGAGAAGGGGCGCGTGCGCATCGCCGGTGTGGCGGTGAAACCGGCGAAGGACGTGCGTGTCGGCGATCTGGTCGAAATCGAGATCGAGCGGTTCGTGTGGCAGGTGGAAGTGCTGGGCGTGTGCGACGTGCGCGGCCCGGCCAGTGTGGCGCAGACGCTTTATGTAGAAACCGCGGAGAGCCGGGCGAAGCGGCAGGTCGAGCAGGAGCGGCGCAGGGTGTACCACGAACCGGCTGCCGCGCTGCACGGGCGACCGACCAAGCGCGACCGGCGCACTATCGACAGATTTTCAGGTGGGGATTGA
- the dnaJ gene encoding molecular chaperone DnaJ has protein sequence MAKRDYYEVLGVAKNASDDEIKKAYRKLAMKHHPDRNPGSKDSEEHFKEVKEAYEMLSDSQKRAAYDQYGHAGVDPNMGGAGAQGFGGFADAFGDIFGDIFGQAAGGGGRAGGRAGPQVYRGADLRYSMEITLEQAAHGYDTQIRVPSWVSCEVCHGSGAKPGTKPETCPTCSGSGSVRMSQGFFSIQQTCPKCHGSGTYIPDPCNHCHGAGKVKETKTLEVKIPAGIDDGMRIRSAGNGEPGINGGPSGDLYVEIHIKQHSVFERDGDDLHCQMPIPFTTAALGGEIEVPTLAGRASFTVPEGTQSGKTFRLRGKGIKGLRSSIAGDLYVHVQVETPVKLTETQRDLLKQFEKALVEGGSRHSPQSKSWFDRVKSFFD, from the coding sequence ATGGCGAAACGGGATTACTACGAGGTTCTGGGCGTCGCAAAGAACGCGAGCGACGACGAAATCAAGAAGGCTTATCGCAAGCTCGCGATGAAGCACCACCCCGACCGCAATCCGGGCAGCAAGGATTCGGAAGAGCATTTCAAGGAGGTGAAGGAAGCCTATGAAATGCTGTCGGATTCGCAAAAGCGCGCTGCGTACGATCAGTACGGTCACGCGGGCGTCGATCCGAACATGGGTGGGGCCGGCGCGCAGGGTTTCGGCGGCTTTGCCGATGCATTTGGCGACATCTTCGGCGACATCTTCGGCCAGGCGGCCGGCGGTGGTGGACGCGCAGGTGGCCGCGCGGGCCCGCAGGTCTATCGCGGCGCCGATCTGCGCTACAGCATGGAAATCACGCTCGAGCAGGCCGCGCACGGCTATGACACGCAGATTCGCGTGCCGAGCTGGGTTTCGTGCGAAGTCTGTCACGGCTCGGGCGCGAAGCCGGGCACCAAGCCGGAAACCTGCCCGACCTGTAGCGGCTCGGGTTCGGTGCGCATGTCGCAGGGCTTCTTCAGCATCCAGCAGACTTGCCCGAAGTGCCACGGCTCCGGCACCTACATCCCGGACCCGTGCAATCACTGCCACGGCGCCGGCAAGGTGAAAGAAACCAAGACGCTCGAAGTGAAGATTCCGGCCGGTATCGACGACGGCATGCGCATCCGTTCGGCTGGCAATGGCGAGCCGGGCATCAACGGCGGACCGTCGGGCGATCTGTACGTCGAGATTCATATCAAGCAGCACTCGGTGTTCGAGCGCGACGGCGACGATCTGCACTGCCAGATGCCGATTCCGTTCACCACCGCGGCGCTCGGCGGCGAGATCGAGGTGCCGACGCTAGCCGGCCGCGCCAGCTTCACGGTGCCGGAAGGCACGCAGTCGGGCAAGACGTTCCGTTTGCGCGGCAAGGGCATCAAGGGGCTGCGTTCGAGTATCGCCGGCGATCTGTACGTGCACGTGCAGGTCGAAACGCCGGTCAAGCTCACTGAGACGCAGCGCGATCTGCTCAAGCAGTTCGAAAAGGCGCTCGTGGAAGGCGGTTCGCGGCATAGTCCGCAAAGCAAGAGCTGGTTCGATCGCGTGAAGAGCTTTTTCGATTGA